A genomic stretch from Perognathus longimembris pacificus isolate PPM17 chromosome 5, ASM2315922v1, whole genome shotgun sequence includes:
- the Csta gene encoding cystatin-A produces MIPGGLTEARPATPEIQEIADQVKQQLEEKTNETYEEFEAVEYKSQVVAGIIFYIKIRVGDGRYTHIKVFRSLPGQNEDLKLVAYQTDKHEDDELTAFN; encoded by the exons ATGATCCCTGGGGGCTTGACGGAGGCCAGACCTGCTACTCCAGAAATCCAGGAGATCGCTGATCAG gtTAAACAACaacttgaagaaaaaacaaatgagacTTATGAGGAATTTGAAGCTGTAGAGTATAAAAGTCAAGTTGTGGCTGGAATTATTTTCTACATTAAG ATTCGAGTAGGTGATGGGCGTTATACTCACATAAAAGTATTCAGAAGTCTCCCTGGACAAAATGAGGATTTGAAACTTGTTGCTTATCAGACTGACAAGCATGAGGATGATGAGCTGACTGCCTTTAACTAA